A window from Pongo abelii isolate AG06213 chromosome 6, NHGRI_mPonAbe1-v2.0_pri, whole genome shotgun sequence encodes these proteins:
- the LOC103891240 gene encoding histone H2B type 2-K1 isoform X2 has product MAQVHPDIGISAKAMSIMNSFVNDVFERLACEAARLAQYSGRTTLTSREVQTAVRLLLPGELAKHAVSEGTKAVTKYTSSK; this is encoded by the coding sequence GTGCACCCTGACATCGGCATCTCTGCCAAGGCTATGAGCATCATGAACTCGTTTGTAAACGACGTGTTTGAGCGGCTGGCGTGTGAGGCTGCCCGGCTGGCCCAGTACTCGGGCCGGACCACCCTGACGTCCCGAGAGGTCCAGACGGCCGTGCGTCTGCTGCTGCCTGGGGAGCTGGCCAAGCACGCTGTGTCCGAGGGCACCAAGGCTGTCACCAAGTACACCAGCTCCAAGTGA